tttggttctttttttattacaaagaataatcattccttatgaataactattcttcaAAACGATGAATAAATATTCTTCTTTAAAAGGTTACATTAGCTATTCCTTAGtaagtgcaataatttcaaaacttaatatattttcaaataaacaaactttccatatacatctaacaattataaaaataaaaaatcataaaaataacacatatctctcttaaatttaaaaataacaatttctaaggagatataattgtatgagtaagatattgcctaaaataaatgttaaatttcattctaatattataactcacaaccaaactaatgaataaatttagttattatattacaacatattttattattagtaataaaaattacaatttatgtTGTAATTTACATTCAAtgtaccaaacatacccttactGACTTCCAATTCATGAACAGTCAACTTATATTGTAGTTTTACCAAACGGGAAGCAGCTAGAAAACGAGAGCAAAGATATCAATCAGCTTTGCGGCTTGCCAAGTTCCTAATAGAATGGGATACTTCATGGGAGACTTCTTATCCTCCATCGGGCCAGACTAAGCCTATCCTCCACAAGTATCGTGACGGTTCCATGAGTTCTCAAGCTTCAGAAGATGGCGCAACAAAAAAACTGAAAGGGGAAACAAAAATTCCTTTGTTCTTTGCAACTAAGTCGGGCTATGTGGAGATTGTTCAagaaataatcaaattataCCCACAATCAGTTGAGCATGTTGATGATAAAGGACGGAACATATTGCATATAGCAATTAAGTACCGCCAATTAAAGATTTTCGAGCTTGTAACGAAAATGGGGTTACCATTGAGTAGACTGGCACGAAAACTTGACCTTGATGGGAATTCCATACTACATACagttgggaaaaaaattaaggattaTGTGCCTGAGAAGATGCAAGGCCCAGCACTCGAACTGCAAGAGGAGTTGCATTGGTTTGAGGTGTTACACTTCTAGTACTCTTTTTCTCTATGTTTTAGCTGTGCATGCATGAACATactcaaacacaaacacatccacatcCACATTTTTCTTCATGCCTCGCTGGTCTACGTAGTTTCAAAGCGATCAAGGATCACGTGAAGCACAACTCTCGTGGCTTGATTCTTGCTTCCATGGTTTTACCAGGCTCTCTAAAAGAGCATCATAGGTTACTCATAAAGCTAAGCTTCAAGCATGTGGATCAATGACTAAAATGTCATTTTATAGTTTGCTTTCATACTTAGGTGTGCACTTGGCTCTCAATTAAAACAGCTATGTCATTATTGTCTGTTCTATTATCGTGTGCAGCGTGTGAAGAAAGTTACACCATCCCATTTCGTTGCCCACCGTAACAATCAAAGGCTTACTGCAGAGGGATTgttcgaaaaaaaaaacaaagaactcCGGCAGAAAGCTGTGGAATGGATAAAGCGCACCTCCGAAGGATGTTCCATTATGGCAATTCTCATTGCCACCGTTGCCTTTGCAGCAGCCTATACAGTACCTGGAGGAACAGATGATGCTACCGGTTACCCAGTTCTTGTCCATCGTCCATTCTTTGTGGTTTTCACCGTGGCAGACGTACTATCAATTTCATTTGCTTTGACATCAGTGGTTGTATTTCTCGCTATCACCACATCACCATTTCGATTGGTGGACTTTAGCCATTCTCTTCCTAATAAGTTGAGGCAAGGCTTAACTTTGTTGTTTCTCTCCGTCTTCATGATGATGATAGCGCTTGGAGCTACAATCCTCCTCATGATACATAAGGGGGAAGACTGGACAAAAACTATCCTATATGCCGTCGCTTTCATGCCAGTCGGGCTCTTTGCACTTTCATATTTCCCTCTCTATCTCTCACTATCAAAAACCTTTGAGAACTTTCTCGAGAAGGCACGGCGTCTAATTTCGCTATCTAGGCCTAGGGAGACCAAATTCTACACTCGAACCTCTAATCCCACAAACCATCAATCTACCATGTCCGTTTGAGAGTGCTATAATGATAGGCTTCTGGAATCACTTGTCGCCTATAAGAATTTCCTATTAGACAAAAGTGACATAGCtttagcttcttctttcttcttcttttttctttttttttttaaaaaaaaaattatgtgttgAATACTACCTAGAAAACTATgtaattgattctcaaaataTACGTGTGTGCGCGTAATTTAATGTTTGTATTTTTTCGGAATCATCCCATTTCCCAATTGAAGTATCCCAAATACAATTATGGTTCACCTCTTTCCTCCGCCCAGTTTTTGCTCACACTTAAGGACTTTAAATCCCACAAAGGGAAATGGctataatcaatatatatataaaagcagagacctcatgtagGAGAGCATGAGGTTCTGTCAAGTGGCATATTAGTTGAGCTTCTCTTATTTAGACTTCCACCTCATTAAAGTTTACACTTATGTAAATCTTTTAATTCATTAAATGTGTCAATGAAGTGAATACACattatctaaaagaaaaaacaacacaTGAGAGACCATACGATTCTGTCATGTGGTGCTTTGTAAGAGTAATCTTTTACTTAACTTTACATCTCAACTTCTTTACATATttgaattataataaaattctattaacGGGATATCACTATTTTCACTGATTGTTTAACTTACCACTATCATACTTCAATAACATAAACGtgacatcataaattttaaatgatatttcCATATGCCAACTAAACATTAactttttcctataaaaaaaaattacatgaaattACAAAGTTTTTATGCTAACTCCAAGCCAATGTAGAAacaaatttcagcaaaaaaataaatgattaaacaaacaatcaactcattacatcacattttttttaaaagatatgaCACCACAAtaactaatttctaatttatgtAACTTTTTCTCTTTAGTTTAAATTCTCCATCcccttaattttgtattatattattaatttaacaaaaatctctTCATGTTATTACAACATTACTTCAtattattactttaaaatattttggatatatatatatatatatataagtttttcaCATAACAGCTTAAAGCATTATCTGCGCATCGCGCGGGACCATGGCTAGTTTGAATAATTAGTCGAAACCCAATGGGATGCACAAAATATAAAgatgcttaaaaaaaatgttaaaatgcaaattgtacccttaaagtttaattgaaatttatttcagtcttctaactttaaCTTCATTCAATTGAGttctctaagttttaaatttattcaaatcagTTTTTTTGTCCAATTCAATTAAAATGAATGCCATTAAATACACaattaacaaatgaaaaaatattttttgaaaaaaaaattacaacaaaaaattatctttagttttttttattaattttacagattttttacatgtaaaaataattattttttaattgcaatt
The sequence above is drawn from the Castanea sativa cultivar Marrone di Chiusa Pesio chromosome 5, ASM4071231v1 genome and encodes:
- the LOC142637042 gene encoding uncharacterized protein LOC142637042 gives rise to the protein MRNLQYQQVSTPQSRRSMATKHSLNAKLYDALGKEDATTVKQLCEDIDEHGLHILTINGDTVLQAATFANMPELVLGLLEDLPDRHFDKLTRQNHVGNTILHEAAISNKLLEPARKMLQKAPGLLCMRNHLGESALFRTARYGKRKMFNFLAGKISGYDEENQKLFLLRTDKTTILHMAILAHHFELALEIGNKFEQLICEQDGDGMTGLQLLSCNPRAFQRDDGRGLLEQIVNTVNLYCSFTKREAARKREQRYQSALRLAKFLIEWDTSWETSYPPSGQTKPILHKYRDGSMSSQASEDGATKKLKGETKIPLFFATKSGYVEIVQEIIKLYPQSVEHVDDKGRNILHIAIKYRQLKIFELVTKMGLPLSRLARKLDLDGNSILHTVGKKIKDYVPEKMQGPALELQEELHWFERVKKVTPSHFVAHRNNQRLTAEGLFEKKNKELRQKAVEWIKRTSEGCSIMAILIATVAFAAAYTVPGGTDDATGYPVLVHRPFFVVFTVADVLSISFALTSVVVFLAITTSPFRLVDFSHSLPNKLRQGLTLLFLSVFMMMIALGATILLMIHKGEDWTKTILYAVAFMPVGLFALSYFPLYLSLSKTFENFLEKARRLISLSRPRETKFYTRTSNPTNHQSTMSV